The following proteins come from a genomic window of Corallococcus sp. NCRR:
- a CDS encoding HesA/MoeB/ThiF family protein, producing MRIVFCGVGAIGSAAALLCRNLDATRVFIDFDRVESKNLLSQAYVKPSVGKNKAEALKLQLHNLHGVKAEAFGVRLTRDNVEALCKGADLLVDAFDNQDSRQLLSDHARKTGTPLVHGAVSADGTFGLVRWDERFTPDAEDTQGQATCEGGEHLPLLGLLAATLARAVQDFLKHGVKRDAFVSLNAVTPVAGQG from the coding sequence ATGCGCATCGTCTTCTGTGGCGTGGGGGCCATCGGGTCCGCGGCGGCGCTGCTGTGCCGCAACCTGGACGCGACGCGGGTGTTCATCGACTTCGACCGCGTGGAGTCGAAGAACCTGCTGTCACAGGCCTACGTGAAGCCGTCCGTCGGCAAGAACAAGGCGGAGGCGCTGAAGCTCCAGTTGCACAACCTGCACGGTGTGAAGGCGGAAGCCTTTGGCGTGCGCCTCACGCGCGACAACGTGGAGGCGCTGTGCAAGGGGGCGGACCTGCTGGTGGACGCCTTCGACAACCAGGACAGCCGCCAGTTGCTCAGCGACCACGCCCGGAAGACGGGCACGCCGCTGGTGCACGGAGCCGTATCCGCGGACGGCACGTTCGGCCTGGTGCGCTGGGATGAACGCTTCACGCCCGACGCCGAGGACACCCAGGGCCAGGCCACCTGCGAGGGCGGCGAGCACCTGCCCCTCCTGGGCCTGCTGGCCGCGACGCTCGCGAGGGCGGTGCAGGACTTCCTAAAGCACGGCGTGAAGCGGGACGCGTTCGTGAGCCTGAACGCCGTCACCCCGGTCGCGGGTCAGGGCTGA
- the nfi gene encoding deoxyribonuclease V (cleaves DNA at apurinic or apyrimidinic sites), translated as MESPRAPHPWNVTPTEAVAVQKRLREQLILEPPPGLRITRLAGADISTEKGNDTGYGGMVVLDARTLQPVARAVATATLTFPYVPGLLSFRELPVLAAVWERLTVRPDVLIFDGQGTAHPRRLGIACHGGLLFDIPSIGCAKSLLVGTPGKLAERRGATSPITHKGEVVGMAVRTRTGVSPVFVSPGHRMDLDTAVEWVLKASPRYREPETTRHAHRLVNAFRRAGGEAAELEEGSPG; from the coding sequence ATGGAGTCACCACGAGCACCGCACCCCTGGAACGTCACGCCCACGGAGGCCGTGGCGGTGCAGAAGCGCTTGCGTGAGCAGCTCATCCTGGAACCGCCTCCAGGCCTGCGCATCACCCGCCTGGCGGGCGCGGACATCTCCACGGAGAAGGGCAATGACACGGGCTATGGCGGCATGGTGGTGCTCGACGCACGGACGCTCCAGCCGGTGGCCCGCGCCGTGGCCACGGCGACGCTGACGTTCCCGTACGTCCCCGGCCTGCTCTCCTTCCGCGAGCTGCCGGTGCTGGCCGCCGTCTGGGAGCGGCTCACGGTCCGCCCGGACGTGCTCATCTTCGATGGCCAGGGCACCGCGCACCCGCGACGATTGGGCATCGCCTGCCATGGAGGGCTGCTGTTCGACATCCCTTCCATCGGCTGCGCCAAGTCGCTGCTGGTGGGCACGCCCGGGAAGCTCGCGGAGCGGCGGGGCGCCACGTCCCCCATCACCCACAAGGGCGAGGTGGTGGGCATGGCGGTCCGCACCCGCACCGGCGTCAGCCCCGTGTTTGTCTCCCCTGGCCACCGCATGGACCTGGACACCGCCGTGGAGTGGGTGTTGAAGGCCAGCCCCCGCTACCGTGAGCCGGAGACGACGCGCCACGCGCACCGCCTGGTGAACGCCTTCCGCCGCGCGGGCGGTGAGGCCGCGGAGCTGGAGGAGGGGAGTCCCGGATGA
- a CDS encoding DUF2905 domain-containing protein yields MKSEGLMLVVAGLGLAVVGLLVWAGAFSWFGRLPGDIRVESGNTRIYAPLASMLLISVLLSLGAWVVRRFF; encoded by the coding sequence ATGAAATCCGAGGGGTTGATGCTGGTGGTGGCGGGCCTGGGGCTCGCCGTCGTGGGCCTGCTGGTGTGGGCCGGGGCCTTCTCCTGGTTCGGCCGGCTGCCCGGGGACATCCGCGTGGAGAGCGGGAACACGCGCATCTACGCGCCGCTGGCGTCCATGCTCCTCATCTCCGTGCTGCTGAGCCTGGGCGCCTGGGTGGTGCGCCGCTTCTTCTAG
- a CDS encoding GMC family oxidoreductase N-terminal domain-containing protein codes for MRRLSSPLSELASHYSVVVVGSGYGGGITASRLSRAGQQVCVLERGREMHPGEMPRTPAQAVAEFQLHCAPGQGDLDVGSPTGLIEVHRNGDVSVIDGCGLGGTSLINAGVTMRPDPRVFEDPRWPQALRADVHGLLEDGFTQAELMLRPLPYPEDHPPLQKLKTFGISAEKLGGRLTRPPVAVTFEAGVNAAGVRQPGCSLCGDCATGCNTGAKNTVLMNYLPDAHAHGARIFTEVSVRAVVPDGAKWRVYYRPLNTGRERFDAPDAWLTADRVVLAAGTMGTAEILLRSRELGLSVSSKLGHRFSSNGDVLAFGYNLDMPVHGVGHGEQDHETRDPVGPCIAGVIDQRDTARLDEGMIIEEGAIPGALASLMPAALAGAAALVGEDTDEGILDWVQERLRQADSFVRGPDHGAVEHTQTLMVMSHDEGKGELRLEHDRVRLHWPDAGRDPQLTRIEERLRRATAALGGTFVRYPLWSEAFGKELLCTHPLGGCVMAERAEDGVVDHEGRVFSGRSGHAVHEGLYVSDGSVVPRSLGINPLLTISAVAERACVLMARRYGWTIDYAPLPEASAPQAPGPVGVRFTETMHGFLSGDVKAPHLEAGDPERDDATPLRFVLTVTAEDLDATLRDERHPLKLMGTVTAPVLSSRPLVVTRGELRLMTREHARPGGQRMEYLLHLLSEAGEAYYLEGYKDLYDDPGLDLWKDTTTLFVSLHRGDGPEAPCMGRGFLRLTAEEFARQLTTLRVLNARDGKQRAEALARFGGFFFGALWDTYVRRVAA; via the coding sequence ATGCGCAGGCTGTCATCCCCGTTGAGTGAGCTGGCATCCCACTACTCCGTGGTCGTCGTGGGGTCGGGCTATGGCGGAGGCATCACCGCCAGCCGGCTGTCGCGCGCGGGGCAGCAGGTGTGCGTGCTGGAGCGCGGCCGGGAGATGCACCCGGGGGAGATGCCTCGCACGCCCGCGCAGGCGGTGGCCGAGTTCCAGCTCCACTGCGCCCCGGGCCAGGGCGACCTGGACGTGGGCAGCCCCACCGGCCTCATCGAGGTCCACCGCAACGGCGACGTGTCCGTCATCGACGGCTGCGGCCTGGGCGGCACGTCGCTCATCAACGCCGGCGTGACGATGCGGCCCGACCCTCGCGTGTTCGAGGACCCGCGCTGGCCCCAGGCCCTGCGCGCCGACGTGCATGGCCTCCTGGAGGACGGCTTCACGCAAGCGGAGCTGATGCTGCGGCCCCTGCCGTACCCGGAGGACCACCCGCCGCTGCAGAAGCTCAAGACGTTCGGCATCTCCGCGGAGAAGCTGGGCGGACGGCTGACGCGGCCTCCGGTGGCGGTGACGTTCGAGGCGGGCGTCAACGCCGCGGGTGTGCGGCAGCCGGGGTGCTCGCTGTGCGGTGACTGCGCCACGGGCTGCAACACCGGCGCGAAGAACACCGTGCTGATGAACTACCTGCCGGACGCGCACGCGCACGGGGCCCGCATCTTCACCGAGGTGTCGGTGCGCGCGGTGGTGCCGGACGGCGCGAAGTGGCGCGTCTACTACCGCCCGCTCAACACCGGCCGCGAGCGCTTCGACGCGCCCGACGCCTGGCTCACCGCGGACCGTGTCGTCCTGGCGGCCGGCACCATGGGCACGGCCGAGATCCTGCTGCGCTCGCGCGAGCTCGGCCTGTCCGTGTCCTCGAAGCTGGGCCACCGCTTCAGCAGCAACGGCGACGTGCTGGCCTTCGGCTACAACCTGGACATGCCCGTCCACGGCGTGGGCCATGGCGAGCAGGACCACGAGACGCGCGACCCGGTGGGGCCCTGCATCGCGGGCGTCATCGACCAGCGCGACACCGCCCGCCTGGACGAGGGGATGATCATCGAGGAGGGCGCCATCCCCGGCGCGCTCGCGTCGCTGATGCCCGCGGCGCTCGCGGGGGCCGCGGCGCTGGTGGGCGAGGACACCGACGAGGGCATCCTGGACTGGGTCCAGGAGCGGCTGCGCCAGGCGGACAGCTTCGTGCGCGGTCCGGACCACGGCGCGGTGGAGCACACGCAGACGCTGATGGTGATGTCGCACGACGAGGGCAAGGGCGAGCTGCGGCTGGAGCACGACCGCGTGCGCCTGCACTGGCCGGACGCCGGCCGCGACCCGCAGCTCACCCGCATCGAGGAGCGCCTGCGCCGCGCCACCGCCGCGCTGGGCGGCACCTTCGTGCGCTACCCGCTCTGGTCCGAGGCCTTTGGCAAGGAGCTCCTGTGCACGCACCCGCTGGGCGGCTGTGTCATGGCCGAACGGGCGGAGGACGGCGTGGTGGACCACGAGGGGCGCGTCTTCTCCGGCAGGTCCGGCCACGCGGTGCACGAAGGGCTGTACGTGTCCGACGGCTCCGTGGTGCCGCGCTCGCTGGGCATCAACCCGCTGCTCACCATCTCCGCCGTCGCCGAGCGCGCCTGCGTCCTGATGGCCCGGCGATACGGGTGGACCATCGACTACGCGCCGCTGCCGGAGGCCTCGGCGCCCCAGGCCCCCGGGCCCGTGGGCGTGCGCTTCACGGAGACGATGCACGGCTTCCTGTCCGGTGACGTGAAGGCCCCGCACCTGGAGGCCGGCGACCCGGAGCGCGACGACGCCACGCCCCTGCGCTTCGTGCTCACCGTGACGGCCGAGGACCTGGACGCGACGCTGCGCGACGAGCGCCACCCCTTGAAGTTGATGGGCACGGTGACGGCGCCGGTGCTGTCGTCCCGCCCGCTGGTGGTGACGCGCGGCGAGCTGCGCCTGATGACCCGCGAGCACGCCCGGCCGGGCGGCCAGCGGATGGAGTACCTGCTGCACCTGCTCAGCGAGGCCGGCGAGGCGTACTACCTGGAGGGCTACAAGGACCTCTACGACGACCCGGGCCTGGACCTGTGGAAGGACACCACGACGCTGTTC